The Prodigiosinella aquatilis region CTCAGGCGTACAATGACAAACCCTGTCTCAGTAAATTTGATGGCATTGCTGATAAGGTTACTCAGGATCTGGCGCAGCCGTGTCGGGTCACCTTTGACCTTCGCGGGAATATTTGTCGCTATGACTGAAAAAAGCAGCAGCCCTTTACGGGAAGCCATTCCCGCATACGTTCCCGTGCAGCGTTGTACTAACTCGCATGGGTTGAATGCACTCTGTTCCAGCTGGAGCTGCCCGGCCTCAATCTTACTGATGTCCAGAATATCGCTGATAATCTGCAATAGTATCTGCGAGGCATCCTCAATGCGATCCACATACTGACGTTGCTGATGGTTCAGTTGCGTCAGAGAAAGCAGTTCCAGCGTACCGAGCACACCATAAAGCGGTGTGCGGATTTCGTGACTCATGGTGGCCAGAAATGTGGATTTTGCTTCATTAGCTTCATCCGCCGCTTTCCTGGCTCGGGTCAGGTTGCGTTCCATTTCCGCATGCGAACTTACATCCGCAAATGCACAGAGGGTGACATCCTGTTGCATATAGCGTGTGGGGGCATAAGCAACATAAAGTGTTCGTTCACTGGAAATAGCAAGTCGTTCAATCGAACCATCCTGAACCGCGTGCTGAACTTGGCTGAGCAAGGTCGACATCGCTTCCGTATTTTGTAGCGGTTCTCCCTGCGTTGCACTCAGCCAGTCCAGTGCCAGAGTATTCGCAAAGACCAGACGACCATTGTCTCGGGCAATGAGGCACAGAGCCACAGGGGCGGTCTGGATTAGCGTTCGGTTGAAGGCATCGCTTTCCAGTATTTCTCGTTGAGCCTCCTGCGCGGGCAGTATCACGCGGCGGTTATACCAGCGCATATAGAACACATATCCCAGCGTGCTGAGTAATAACATCAACAGCGTACCTAACGGTAACCAGAGGTTATCTCTGAAAAAACTGGAATAGTTCATCCGATAGATACCTGTCCAGCTTTCCGTCTGATCGGTCACCTTTAGCACCAACCCATGAAGGGTATAATGCAACCCCGTGCGTGAAAGCTGTGGTAGTTCACCGTTGCCTATTAACAGGCCGTGCCCTTTATGGGATAGCCAGGTATTGTCCTGGTGTTGTAACCAGAACAAATGCTTAGGTGCTGGATTCACGGTCCGCTCCAGCACGCCGATCCGCGAGCGATTCAGCAGCGTCGCGGCATAGATACAAGCGGGATGATGGGATGAATTGCTCCAGACGCCGGAAGGAAAACCCGCCTGAATAAGACCAATAATTCCCTCGGGAAGCGACGGGGATCTAAACCAGACAATATCATCTGTACTGTCTGTATTCTGACAGCCCTGATGGGGAGTGCTTCGCAGCCTTTGACGTACCGCAACGGTAACGGCGCGATATGTCTGCACGTTAATCGGCTCGTAACCCGCATTGGCATTCACGGCAGGAACACCAATACTGACGCTGTCACTTTCATTAACAAAGAAAACAGCGGCTGCTGGAAAATAGGAAGAGGCCCAGAAAGAGGAGTAGAAATCGGACAGGTAGCTACCTATGGCAAAGAGCGAGCCTGGCACATTAGGACAGTCTCTCTGCCCCTGGCAGGCCAGAGAAAATGGCATGTCTACGGCTGATTCCCGGCCTTCGAACAACCGGCTGTTCCAGTCCGCCGGGGATGATACTTCATGAAAACTGGCAACCCGCAGGAAGGGCAGGGTTGCCAGTTGTTCGTTTTGTTTTTGCAACTGGCGTAAGAACGTTTCCTGCTCGTTGATGTAGCCAAGCAGCGTCGAAAAATCCAACGTAAAACGACGTTGCTCCTGTTCAATGGCACGCTGAGTACCCCAATACATGCCGACAGCCAGCAGTATCACTATAGGAATTAAGGCAAAAAAAACCCAATGTTGCCTACGCGAGCTGTGCGTGATTTTACTGAATGGGGTCACCTGCATAGCCAATATTAACCTATTAAGCGAACGAAGATAACGAATACAAATCACTGCTTTCAGAGATCAGCAGTAGCCCAAAATCCTCCGCGCTAATGGCCGCAGAGATCAAAAATCCCTGAGCACAGTCACACCCGATACCGCGAAGAAACTGCAAATCGCGTGTGGTTTCAACGCCTTCTGCGGTGACGGTCAGGCCCAGTTGTTTGCCCAGTAGTACCGACGTGATCAACGCTGTTTTTCGGATCTCATCATCAGCAACCCCCTTCACAAACGACTTATCGATCTTCAGTTCAGTAAGTGGGGTGGAGATCAGGCTATGCATCGAGCTGTAGTCACGTCCGAAATCATCCTGTGCCAGGCCGAACCCTTTTAAACGCAACCTGCTGGTCCCCATATAATAATTTACAGGCTGAGAAATTGCCTCATCTTCCAGCAGTTCAAAGCATACATTCTTTGGCTCAACCTCACGGGCGGCAACCTGCTGAAACAACTCCTCGGAAAGTTGTGGATCGTTAAGCAACGGAACGGGAAGATTGACAGATACCTGCACAGTGTATCCACTGTGTTGCCACAGCAAATGTGCATCAAGCGCATCATTCAACATTCTGAATAAAAGCGTTTTCTGGAGCGTATAGCGGCGTATCGCGTCGAGAAACGAGCCTGCCATCATGAAGCCATACTCCGGATGATCCCAGCGGGTCAGGGCTTCAGCACCAACAATTTTGCCATTGCCTAAATCAATTTTTGGCTGGAACCAGGCCTTTATCTCCCCCATCTTAAGGCCATTCTCAACCATATGCTGATCGAATATGCGTTGAGTACTTATATCACCACGGTTTTTTGTCGGGATTTCACCTACCGTGGACCTGATCTGCTGCAGGAGGAGTCGCAGTGCTTCATCACTGAAAGGTTTCTGGAAGGTACCAATAACGGCCAGGCCATACTCTTTGGCTACCAGACTGACGCTGTTCATCAAGCTTCGTGAATGCGAGCTGACCAACATCAGCATTGTATTCATTTGCCGTTTACTGATTTCGCTAATAAACTGAAGGCCATCCATTCCAGGCATACTCATATCAATGATTGCCAGATGGAAATGGTGATTTTCCAGCAGGGACAGGGCCCCGGATGCATCGCTGGCAATGTGGACATCAAAGAGGCCAGTTGCATGTAACATCCTATGGATGTGTATTATGTTATGCGGTTGCTCATCCAGAACCAGTACTTTGTAATTCGACAGCATAACGTCAGCTCCTGCTTTTGTTCATTGTGCGCAACAACGCACGCAACTGTGATAGCGACAGAGGCTTACGCAACTGGTAGTCCATCCCTGCCGCGTATCCCCTTTCTTTTTCTTCCTTCTGGCAGGTGTTACCAGTTAGGCCGATTATCTGCCCTGCATATCCCTTTTTCCGGAGCCTGCGGGCGACTTCATATCCGTCCAGATCAGGCATGCGCAAATCTGTTATCACGGCGTTAAATGTTGAAATATCAGAAAAATCAATGGCTTCATGACCATTACTGGCCAGGGCGACAGTGCACCCGAGCAGCTCGAGCTGCTCGCGTAAGATAATGTGACTTATCGGGCTGTCATCAACGATCAGCAAACGTAAACCAAACTTTTCTGCAACGAACGGGGTTGTTACCGGTGCCTCGGGAATCATGCTGTGCTGCATTGACTGCACTATGCGTCCTATTGCGGTCACGCTGTAAGCCCCAGTAATAATGGTGTCATGTTCACTTTTGCGTTCATGGACTAACGTTGGCGGCAGCGCGATAATCCGCTTACCCCGCCAGTTTGATGTATGAACAGGTGGTGGCCAGGCCTGAATCAGTATTCCTCTTGCGCAATCGCTGGCTGTCACGTTGCGAAAAGGTAGTGCCTGAGCCCCCCAGTCGCGTAACCATTCGCAAAGGTTGTAGACGATTTCAGGCACTGCACCATCGACGTAAACAGGCTTTGGCAGTAGATTAGGTAATGGCGGTATGTTGTTGTCATTCGCCAGGGGCAATGTCACCTCAAAGGTAAAACGGCTGCCCAGGTTATGTTCACTGATTGCCCACAGCCTACCCTGCATAAGCTGAGCCAGGCGCGAGCAAATAGACAACCCCAGACCGGAACCAGACTCTTGTCCGGAGAGTTTGTTTGCCGGGCGAAAATAGGGATCAAACAACCGGGGCAAATGCTCGGATGAAATACCTATACCACTATCCACCACCTGAAAGACCATACTGACATTGTCGCCAACGTGCTGTGAGACATAAACCCTCAACACTACATGGCCTGATAGTGTAAATTTGATCGCGTTATTAATAAGGTTATCCAGTACCTGGCGTATCCGGGTAGCATCACCTGTCAGCAGATACGGGACGCTGGTATCAGAGATAGCGTAGATCTGCAGACCTTTGTTCTCGGCTTTTGCCGCATACGTTTCAACTACCAACTCAGCAAGTTCCATGGGCGAGAAGGGCGTACTTTCCAGCGTTAACTGACCGGCCTCAATACTGGACAGATCCAGACTATCGTTAACAATGCGCAGCAAGCTCGATGATGAATGCAACAGCGTTTTCATATACTCGCGCTGTTGCCCGCTTAATCCACTGAGTGTGAACAACTCAAGCGTTCCCAGGATTCCATAGAGCGGTGTACGTATTTCGTGACTCATTGTTGTGAGAAAAAGGGTTTTCGCCTGGTTTGCCGATTCTGCCGCACTTTTGGCTTCGACCAGAGAGCGTTCGGTATCTTTTAACCGTGAAATATCACTGAGCACACACAGAATGGCATCCTCTCCTCCCCAGAATGTCGGCGTACAACTCAGTTGAATTGTGCGTCCATCTTGCAGAATAATTTCGTGAGTGATGGATGGTTCATTATTCTCTGAGATGCGGGTAAACCACGACTGGTCGCTTTCTATCCACACTTGCGTCAACTCGTTGAAAAACAGAAGTTCTGCGTCTCTGTAACGCACCAGAGCTAAACCTACCGGGGCTGTCGCTATCAGTTTTCGATTCAGCGCTTCGCTATCGATTAGTGCGGAATACTGGCTAAGTGCCGGTTGTAAAACTCGCCGTGACAGATACCCGATACTCAACATGACAAATATCATGAGCATTGAAGCCATTAATCCTACGGCCTGGAAAACAGGCAGATTCGTTTTAATTAACTGAGAAACGGGCACGGAGTAGGCCAGGCTCCAACCACCGTGACCTACTGATTTACGTAATATCAGATACTCCGGAAACCATCGTCCACCGGCTACACCGAATGTATCGGCAATGGACCTTCCAACCCAATACACATTCTGACCGGGTATATGGTTTCCATGTAAAGCCAGCAACCCTTGCGGATCAATGAGGTCGTATTTGCCACCCTGTAGCGGTGAAAAGTCGATGCTGGAAGTAATACCGCTAAAAGTGAGCCCCAACCAACCTGACGTTGGGTCTGTGACATCCACCGGTGTATAAAGGTAAAGCCGGTCATCTTCATCCCCGGTGGGATTAAACCAGGCGATAGGTAGCGCACCATTATTCCCCGTCAGCCATTTCTGATCTGACAGAAACGACACTATTTCGCGTTCGCTTTCCGGCGTTATTCTGAGCATGTCACTTTGTGACGATAATACCGTAGTCGTTTTGCCAGTCTTAGCCGACGTGTAAATAAGCTGGGTTTTACTTCGTGCAAATTCAACCTGGTCTTTGTAGGTCAACATTACACCATGGTTTTTTGGACTTCCGCTACCACTTAGCGGGTGAACGGTAACTTCTGGAAATGTAATGGAGTCTTGCACTTTTTCAGCCTGAAATCCTTTCGGTAAAAGTACTACAGCTGTCGCCATTGATTGCAACATGGACTCGCGTTTATTAAAGAAATACTGTGCGCTATAAGCAGCGGAATTCATCTGACGTCGATAGTCTGAGACCGTATTGTTGACGGTGTAATAAAGATAAAAAATAGACGCGACAGCTATGCAAAACAGTAGCGCCATCGCAAATAAATACAGCAGTGTCTTTGGCAGACGTGGGGCCTGATGTGATGAGTATAAGAGAGTATCATATTTAATCTTTGACATTTCACCATAATATAAATGACGGAAAGAGTTTTATATAAGGAAATCCTTATTCTTTTTATTTAAATGTAAAGATTGTTAAGGATGTCTGAATGGAAATATAAAAATAAGTTTTTAAGGTATTCCTTATATATTCCTAAACCAAATTTCGCATAATACACCTCGCGAACGGATAGCAATGAGCACCTGCTATCAATCATATCGGACTCATCAGCCTTAAATCTACACACAGGTAGGACTGACCACGTCATTATATGTAACGCGTCGCAGCCATTTTATATCGGTTAATTTATGTAACCAATCGCTTATTAATTTTTTATCCAAGGAAATGTCATGAAGAAAGTTTTATTAATCGCCACGATCGCGGCATTGTTTTCGACACAATATGCCAGTGCAGCTGACGGAACGATTTATTTTAACGGGAGCATTACAGATACAGCGTGTACCGTAGATGCTTCTTCTGATAATCAGACCGTGGTTATGGGAACAGTGTCAACTACTGCGTTTCATGGCGCTGGGTCAACTTCATCACCAACCCGCTTTACTATTTCACTGACTACTTGTCCGGAATCAGCCAGTACCGCAAAAGTGCGTTTTGATGGCCCAACCGCACCGGGTAACCCCTCGATTCTACGCCTTACGAATGACGCGCAGGCAGCAACGGGTGTTGGGGTGGCTATCTATGAAGATGACAGCAGCACACTGATCCCGGTTAGCACAGCATCAGCCGCGAAAACGCTGTCATCTACTGGCGTAAATGAATTGGCATACGTCGCAAAATACATGGCTACGGGGGATAACATTACCGCTGGCGATGCCGACGCAACAGCATCCTTCACTATCACATATCCGTAATATCGAAATATCACAGGGCTGGTGGTGGCCCTGTTTTGCTAAACACAGGATTTACAAATGTTCCGGTTTTCCCGAAATACGCTTTTATCATTTCTATTTTTATTACCAATGTTTGTTTCTGCCGGTGTGGAGATCGGTGGTACTCGCGTTATTTATGCTGGTGACAGCAAGCAGACGTCCATTAGTGTCAGTAACCCTGACGACAGACCTTTTCTTATTCAATCATGGGTGAATAAGAAAGAGAGCGGAGATGATAATGATGAAACGTTTGTGACAACTCCCCCTCTCTTTCGCCTGGAGCCTCATACACAAAATTCAGTGCGGGTGGTTTTAAGTCATAACCAACTTCCTCAGGATAAAGAGTCGGTTTACTGGCTGAATATTAAAAGTATTCCTGCCAAGAACAGTAATGTCAGCAATGAACTGCTTATTGCAGTGAAAACCAAGATGAAACTCATTTACCGACCGGCTGGTCTGAATGGGGATCCAGCAACGGCATGGAAAAAACTGATATTTTCCCGAAAGAATGGCGTGCTTGTTGTTTCTAATCCAACACCTTACAGCGTTTCATTTTACGATATAAAAGTGAACGGTAAAGAAATAAAAAACACACCTATGGTATTGCCGGGACAGGAAATATCGCTGAGCCAGAACGCTACGCCGGGAAATAAAATTCGGTGGAGTGCAATAAATGACTTTGGCGGTGTAACTGCTGAGCATGAAGTCACATTATAATAATTTAAAAGATATTCCTATGAGACAATTTAATTATAATGAAAAACTTCTGAAACCAGAGCATGTCCTGTCTGTTGCAGCGATTTTACTTAATCTCTATGCAGCCAATGCTAGCGCGGAAGATTATTTTTCCCCGGATGCGATTGAGATCCGTGGTAATACGTCTCAGAGAATCGATCTTTCACAATTCAGCCGCGCAGGGGGGCAGGCTCCGGGTGTTTATGCTGTATCCGTTTACCTTAACGGAAGCTATGTCGCTGAACGTGATATTACGTTTATATTACAGAATGAGAAACTGACGCCAGCGATAACAGCCGGGGATCTGCTGCAGTGGGGGGTTGCTAAGCATGCGACACCCGCATTTATGCAGGCTGATATGAACAGTAATATCACCGGGATTGAGCAGCTATTACCTGAAAGCTACACTGATTTTGATTTTCCTCAGCGACGGCTCAACATTACTGTCCCACAACAATATGTGGCCAGCAACCCACAGGGATATGTTCCTGAAACGGAATGGGATGATGGTTTGAATATGCTGTTTCTCAATTACAGCTATTCAGGCGCTACGACACGCAATACTAACACGTCGGCAACAGCCAACAGTGATTATTTTAACCTGAGATCTGGCGCTAACTTAGGGGCCTGGCGTCTGCGCAATTACAGTGCTTACAGCAGCAGCCATGGCGGTAGTCAGTGGGACAATATCAGTACCTCTTTGCAGCGGGATATCAAAATGCTGAAAAGTCAGTTTGTGATGGGGGAAGGACAAACGCAGTCGAATGTCTTCGACAGCTTTACCTTTCGCGGTCTGCAACTCTATTCCGATGATAATATGCTGCCAGAGAGCCAGCGTGGGTTTGCGCCGATTGTCAGGGGAATAGCACGTAGCAATGCGCAGGTCACCATACGTCAGAGCGGGAGCACTATCTGGCAGTCATATGTACCACCCGGCCCCTTTGCGATTGATGATTTATATCCTACTTCCTCATCCGGGGAACTGGAGATCATCATTCGCGAGTCGGATGGAACAGAACGACGATCGATGCAGCCATTTTCTGCTGTGCCTGTGATGCAGCGTGAAGGGCGCTTTAAATATGCACTGGCGGCCGGAAAATATCATTCAGGCGATAATGCTGGCAAAGAACCATCTTTTATTCAGGGAACGGGCATATATGGCCTGCCGTGGACCACAACGGTTTATGGCGGCGGCATTTTCTCTGATAACTATGCCTCTGTGGCTTTAGGGGTAGGAAAAGGCCTTGGGGACTTAGGATCGGTATCGCTGGATGGAACACTCTCTCGCAGCCAGTTTGCCTATGATACGGACACAGGTGGTTCCTTCCGTTTCCAGTATTCGAAAGATCTGGTCACCAGCGGCACGACGTTTACCATCCTTGGCTATCGCTACTCGACTCCAGGTTACCATGATTTTAACGAGGCCAATGGTGATTTCTATGACAGCATGCCAGCGGATTATCAGACTAAAGACGAACAGCGAGCGTATAAAAACTGGCGTGATACCCATACTAGGCGTAGCCGAACACAGGCTAACATCAATCAGAGTCTGGGAGATTATGGCAACCTGTATCTGTCAGCCTATGAGCAGCATTACTGGGGTGGCGATAAAGACCGGACAATTAATATGGGTTATAGCAGCAATTATAACGGGATCAATTATGCCCTGAACTATGGCTATTCGCAGGCATCACGTTTTAACAGCAGTGACCAGACGTTCTCGCTGTCCGTACAAATTCCGCTGAGCAGGTTCTTGTCTGACAGTTGGTTAAGTATGTCAGGTACCAGTAATAAACGGGGGGATACGACGATGATGACTGGTCTGTCGGGAACGGCTCTCGCCGGTAAGAACCTCTCATGGAGCGCGCAGCAAGGTTACAACAGCCAGCATGCGGATACTATGGGTAACGTTGCCATGAATTACAAGGGGCGAACGGGGGAATATCAGGCAGGTTATAACTATTCGCAGCAGAGCCAGCAGTTCACGTATGGCGCACAGGGGGGCATTGTTCTCCATCCTTATGGACTGACATTAACGCAACCATTAGGCGAGACAACGGCGCTGGTACGGGCTGAAGATGCCGCTGACCTGAAACTACTCAATAACACTGGGGTATACACCAACAACCAGGGTTACGCCGTCGTGCCTTATGTCAGCCCTTATCAGCGAACCCGATTAACGCTGGATACCGCGTCGTTGGGAGAGGACATCGACGTACTGGGCGATACGCGCACCATCGTGCCGACAAATGGCGCGCTGGCGCTGGCGGACTTCCCGACGGCATCCGGGAAAAAGGCGATGTTTACCCTGCAGGGCGCCAGTATCCCCTTTGGTGCCGCGGCCAGCGTACAGAATGAAAAGCGTACGGTGGCAGGTATTGTGGATGAACAGAGGCGAGTCTGGCTGACAGGTGTGCCTGAGCAGGGAACGGTTCAGGTGAAATGGCAAGGCGGGCAATGCAGCGCCCCTTACCGGTTAACAGCAAATTCGGCATCTGTCCCTGGTGTGACGGTTGTCTGTCAATGACAGGAGATATTATGCGTATTATTCTTTTTTTGAGCGTTTCACTACTGATGTTGTTTTCAAAAATGGCGGCGGCGTATGAGTGCTCAACTCAGCCATCGAATAACTACAGAACGAACCCCCAACTGACAGTGCCCCGTGATGCACCTGTAGGGGCGATTGTGGGAGTAGGATTATCAAATATCACACCATTTTCGTGTGTGAACTACGCCCCAGTGCTGACTTATCAGGAATATGGCGTTAAAGCATACGGAAATTATCTGATGATGATCGATGGCCGCCGAGTGTACAGCACGAACGTCCCAGGTATTGGTTATGCGGTCTATGCAGCATCTACTAGCTGTACCGGTAGCTCTTTTGGAAAATCAGTGGATGGTTCAAATACGATAGGGGGTGATAGCAATACGCGGTTGCTGTGTAGCGCAGCTGGAAAGCTAAATGTCGGCTTAGAAACTATGCCGGGGTATGTT contains the following coding sequences:
- a CDS encoding ATP-binding protein, translating into MSKIKYDTLLYSSHQAPRLPKTLLYLFAMALLFCIAVASIFYLYYTVNNTVSDYRRQMNSAAYSAQYFFNKRESMLQSMATAVVLLPKGFQAEKVQDSITFPEVTVHPLSGSGSPKNHGVMLTYKDQVEFARSKTQLIYTSAKTGKTTTVLSSQSDMLRITPESEREIVSFLSDQKWLTGNNGALPIAWFNPTGDEDDRLYLYTPVDVTDPTSGWLGLTFSGITSSIDFSPLQGGKYDLIDPQGLLALHGNHIPGQNVYWVGRSIADTFGVAGGRWFPEYLILRKSVGHGGWSLAYSVPVSQLIKTNLPVFQAVGLMASMLMIFVMLSIGYLSRRVLQPALSQYSALIDSEALNRKLIATAPVGLALVRYRDAELLFFNELTQVWIESDQSWFTRISENNEPSITHEIILQDGRTIQLSCTPTFWGGEDAILCVLSDISRLKDTERSLVEAKSAAESANQAKTLFLTTMSHEIRTPLYGILGTLELFTLSGLSGQQREYMKTLLHSSSSLLRIVNDSLDLSSIEAGQLTLESTPFSPMELAELVVETYAAKAENKGLQIYAISDTSVPYLLTGDATRIRQVLDNLINNAIKFTLSGHVVLRVYVSQHVGDNVSMVFQVVDSGIGISSEHLPRLFDPYFRPANKLSGQESGSGLGLSICSRLAQLMQGRLWAISEHNLGSRFTFEVTLPLANDNNIPPLPNLLPKPVYVDGAVPEIVYNLCEWLRDWGAQALPFRNVTASDCARGILIQAWPPPVHTSNWRGKRIIALPPTLVHERKSEHDTIITGAYSVTAIGRIVQSMQHSMIPEAPVTTPFVAEKFGLRLLIVDDSPISHIILREQLELLGCTVALASNGHEAIDFSDISTFNAVITDLRMPDLDGYEVARRLRKKGYAGQIIGLTGNTCQKEEKERGYAAGMDYQLRKPLSLSQLRALLRTMNKSRS
- a CDS encoding fimbria/pilus outer membrane usher protein, which encodes MRQFNYNEKLLKPEHVLSVAAILLNLYAANASAEDYFSPDAIEIRGNTSQRIDLSQFSRAGGQAPGVYAVSVYLNGSYVAERDITFILQNEKLTPAITAGDLLQWGVAKHATPAFMQADMNSNITGIEQLLPESYTDFDFPQRRLNITVPQQYVASNPQGYVPETEWDDGLNMLFLNYSYSGATTRNTNTSATANSDYFNLRSGANLGAWRLRNYSAYSSSHGGSQWDNISTSLQRDIKMLKSQFVMGEGQTQSNVFDSFTFRGLQLYSDDNMLPESQRGFAPIVRGIARSNAQVTIRQSGSTIWQSYVPPGPFAIDDLYPTSSSGELEIIIRESDGTERRSMQPFSAVPVMQREGRFKYALAAGKYHSGDNAGKEPSFIQGTGIYGLPWTTTVYGGGIFSDNYASVALGVGKGLGDLGSVSLDGTLSRSQFAYDTDTGGSFRFQYSKDLVTSGTTFTILGYRYSTPGYHDFNEANGDFYDSMPADYQTKDEQRAYKNWRDTHTRRSRTQANINQSLGDYGNLYLSAYEQHYWGGDKDRTINMGYSSNYNGINYALNYGYSQASRFNSSDQTFSLSVQIPLSRFLSDSWLSMSGTSNKRGDTTMMTGLSGTALAGKNLSWSAQQGYNSQHADTMGNVAMNYKGRTGEYQAGYNYSQQSQQFTYGAQGGIVLHPYGLTLTQPLGETTALVRAEDAADLKLLNNTGVYTNNQGYAVVPYVSPYQRTRLTLDTASLGEDIDVLGDTRTIVPTNGALALADFPTASGKKAMFTLQGASIPFGAAASVQNEKRTVAGIVDEQRRVWLTGVPEQGTVQVKWQGGQCSAPYRLTANSASVPGVTVVCQ
- a CDS encoding fimbrial protein, translating into MKKVLLIATIAALFSTQYASAADGTIYFNGSITDTACTVDASSDNQTVVMGTVSTTAFHGAGSTSSPTRFTISLTTCPESASTAKVRFDGPTAPGNPSILRLTNDAQAATGVGVAIYEDDSSTLIPVSTASAAKTLSSTGVNELAYVAKYMATGDNITAGDADATASFTITYP
- a CDS encoding EAL domain-containing response regulator, translating into MLSNYKVLVLDEQPHNIIHIHRMLHATGLFDVHIASDASGALSLLENHHFHLAIIDMSMPGMDGLQFISEISKRQMNTMLMLVSSHSRSLMNSVSLVAKEYGLAVIGTFQKPFSDEALRLLLQQIRSTVGEIPTKNRGDISTQRIFDQHMVENGLKMGEIKAWFQPKIDLGNGKIVGAEALTRWDHPEYGFMMAGSFLDAIRRYTLQKTLLFRMLNDALDAHLLWQHSGYTVQVSVNLPVPLLNDPQLSEELFQQVAAREVEPKNVCFELLEDEAISQPVNYYMGTSRLRLKGFGLAQDDFGRDYSSMHSLISTPLTELKIDKSFVKGVADDEIRKTALITSVLLGKQLGLTVTAEGVETTRDLQFLRGIGCDCAQGFLISAAISAEDFGLLLISESSDLYSLSSFA
- a CDS encoding response regulator, encoding MYWGTQRAIEQEQRRFTLDFSTLLGYINEQETFLRQLQKQNEQLATLPFLRVASFHEVSSPADWNSRLFEGRESAVDMPFSLACQGQRDCPNVPGSLFAIGSYLSDFYSSFWASSYFPAAAVFFVNESDSVSIGVPAVNANAGYEPINVQTYRAVTVAVRQRLRSTPHQGCQNTDSTDDIVWFRSPSLPEGIIGLIQAGFPSGVWSNSSHHPACIYAATLLNRSRIGVLERTVNPAPKHLFWLQHQDNTWLSHKGHGLLIGNGELPQLSRTGLHYTLHGLVLKVTDQTESWTGIYRMNYSSFFRDNLWLPLGTLLMLLLSTLGYVFYMRWYNRRVILPAQEAQREILESDAFNRTLIQTAPVALCLIARDNGRLVFANTLALDWLSATQGEPLQNTEAMSTLLSQVQHAVQDGSIERLAISSERTLYVAYAPTRYMQQDVTLCAFADVSSHAEMERNLTRARKAADEANEAKSTFLATMSHEIRTPLYGVLGTLELLSLTQLNHQQRQYVDRIEDASQILLQIISDILDISKIEAGQLQLEQSAFNPCELVQRCTGTYAGMASRKGLLLFSVIATNIPAKVKGDPTRLRQILSNLISNAIKFTETGFVIVRLSQVNSAPSGTRMLMEVCDSGVGISKPRQEKLFTPFYLADTEHNISGGAGLGLSICARLAELMNTTIQIRSESMMGSKFFFELELETAPEEDSVKPELNQARVWVRTPHPELTENICAWLTHWGAKAMAVDEIPETADSSAVMLDVIRRPHHLTVDWQGHYLPLSLSGDTGTSGIDAYSISSIGFGIDHLLRDQTHVPADESELPRFHLRILVAEDNLLNRITLQEQLERLGCEVTLAEDGEEALALWDIGPHDIVLTDVNMPYMNGYELARKLRSEGVSLPIIGVTANAMRDEEQRCLEAGMNAWLVKPIELRELVSLLRLYLPYGQIAPLSDAYGIEPEEPNVLDKHRRLFLQNMWDDWHALASGVSQKNVEEVIMILHRMRGALVLAQQRELASRMEQLELQMQASGLDKACIAEVVTIAEDINILLVRIETESL
- a CDS encoding molecular chaperone; amino-acid sequence: MFRFSRNTLLSFLFLLPMFVSAGVEIGGTRVIYAGDSKQTSISVSNPDDRPFLIQSWVNKKESGDDNDETFVTTPPLFRLEPHTQNSVRVVLSHNQLPQDKESVYWLNIKSIPAKNSNVSNELLIAVKTKMKLIYRPAGLNGDPATAWKKLIFSRKNGVLVVSNPTPYSVSFYDIKVNGKEIKNTPMVLPGQEISLSQNATPGNKIRWSAINDFGGVTAEHEVTL